In Sardina pilchardus chromosome 8, fSarPil1.1, whole genome shotgun sequence, a genomic segment contains:
- the smad4b gene encoding mothers against decapentaplegic homolog 4 isoform X1 encodes MSITNTPTSNDACLSIVHSLMCHRQGGESESFSKRAIESLVKKLKEKKDELDSLITAITTNGAHPSKCVTIQRTLDGRLQVAGRKGFPHVIYARLWRWPDLHKNELKHVKYCQYAFDLKCDSVCVNPYHYERVVSPGIDLSGLTLTSSGPSSGLMVKDEYEYDGPSSLPSLEGGHSIQTIQHPPSTRAGPSESFSSPVHLPPSDAGSSASTSAFPGIAVGSTQSSSLLPGCRGEGLLPTAGARTSRGAQQNGFSPATPATFHHNATSNWARTSSFTPNMSHHQNGHLQHHPPMPHPGHYWPEHSELAFQPPISNHPAPDYWCSIAYFEMDVQVGETFKVPSSCPIVTVDGYVDPSGGDRFCLGQLSNVHRTEAIERARLHIGKGVQLECKGEGDLWVRCLSDHAVFVQSYYLDREAGRAPGDAVHKIYPSAYIKVFDLRQCHRQMQQQAATAQAAAAAQAAAVAGNIPGPGSVGGIAPAISLSAAAGIGVDDLRRLCILRMSFVKGWGPDYPRQSIKETPCWIEIHLHRALQLLDEVLHTMPIADPQPLD; translated from the exons AtgtcaatcacaaacacaccgaCGAGTAATGATGCCTGCCTCAGCATTGTGCACAGCTTGATGTGCCATCGGCAGGGTGGCGAAAGCGAGAGCTTCTCTAAACGAGCTATTGAAAGCCTGGTAAAGAAGCTGAAAGAAAAGAAGGATGAACTGGACTCCTTAATCACCGCTATAACCACAAATGGAGCTCACCCTAGCAAGTGTGTGACAATTCAGCGCACTCTGGATGGTCGACTACAG GTGGCAGGACGCAAAGGTTTCCCCCATGTGATCTATGCACGGTTATGGAGATGGCCCGACTTGCACAAAAACGAGCTCAAGCATGTGAAGTACTGCCAGTATGCGTTTGATCTCAAGTGTGACAGTGTCTGCGTCAACCCCTATCACTATGAAAGGGTGGTGTCCCCAGGCATTG ATCTGTCAGGATTAACACTAACCAGCTCTG ggcCCAGCTCCGGTTTAATGGTGAAAGACGAGTACGAGTACGACGGCCCGTCTTCCCTGCCCAGCCTCGAGGGGGGTCACTCAATACAGACCATCcagcaccccccctccacccgcgCGGGCCCCTCTGAGTCCTTCAGCAGCCCTGTCCACCTGCCCCCCTCAGACGCGGGCAGCTCGGCCTCCACCTCCGCCTTCCCAGGCATCGCCGTCGGATCAA CCCAGTCCAGTAGCCTGTTGCCAGGCTGCCGCGGGGAGGGGCTGCTGCCGACGGCCGGCGCCCGGACGTCACGAGGAGCCCAGCAGAACGGCTTCTCCCCCGCCACGCCGGCCACTTTCCACCACA ATGCTACCTCCAACTGGGCAAGAACCAGCAGCTTTACCCCCAACATGTCTCACCATCAGAACGGACACCTACAGCATCACCCCCCGATGCCCCATCCTGGACACTACT gGCCAGAACACAGTGAACTTGCGTTCCAGCCTCCAATTTCAAACCACCCTG CGCCGGATTACTGGTGCTCTATTGCCTACTTTGAGATGGACGTGCAGGTGGGCGAGACGTTCAAGGTGCCTTCCAGCTGCCCCATCGTGACGGTGGATGGGTATGTGGATCCGTCCGGGGGAGATCGCTTCTGCCTTGGCCAGCTGAGCAACGTCCACCGCACAGAGGCCATCGAGAGAGCCAG gctacacATTGGCAAAGGCGTCCAGCTGGAGTGCAAAGGGGAGGGTGACCTGTGGGTGCGTTGCCTGAGTGACCACGCTGTGTTCGTCCAGAGCTACTACCTGGATCGCGAGGCCGGCCGGGCCCCGGGGGACGCCGTGCACAAGATCTATCCCAGTGCCTACATTAAG gtgtttGATCTGCGACAGTGCCACCGGCAGATGCAGCAGCAGGCGGCCACGGCACAAGCGGCGGCTGCGGCTCAGGCGGCAGCGGTGGCGGGCAACATCCCAGGTCCAGGATCAGTGGGAGGAATCGCTCCGGCCATCA GTCTGTCTGCAGCGGCAGGCATCGGCGTGGACGACCTGCGGCGCCTGTGCATCCTGCGCATGAGCTTCGTGAAGGGCTGGGGCCCCGACTACCCGCGCCAGAGCATCAAAGAGACGCCCTGCTGGATCGAGATCCACCTGCACCGCGCCCTCCAGCTGCTGGACGAGGTGCTCCACACCATGCCCATCGCCGACCCGCAGCCCCTCGACTGA
- the elac1 gene encoding zinc phosphodiesterase ELAC protein 1: MSMDLTFLGTGSAYPSPHRGASAVVLRTEGECWLFDCGEGTQTQLMKSQLKSGKINKIFISHLHGDHLFGLPGLLCTVSLNASPTQPPHCVDIYGPVGLTHFLRVALELSGSQLVFPYAVHELEPTGDQCPPEGLLSPTVTQSSESLHPQEQPGRTICLDGESDCYLLFEEKHFTVKAFRLFHRIPSFGFCVQEHDRPGRLNTLLLKELGLKPGPLYGQLKNGETVTLDNGQVVKPSEVLEPPIPGRKVCIFGDCSSLLGDGGLKACRGADILVHEATLADGFQERAVEHGHSTPSMAAAVARSCEVRRLVLYHFSQRYKPVSLQKDSEEDDVLELQRQAEDALRGTATEVLLAEDFLTLPIPIKRSLT, encoded by the exons ATGTCTATGGACCTGACTTTCCTCGGGACGGGATCAGCATACCCGTCTCCACATCGCGGTGCCTCAGCGGTCGTTCTTCGTACCGAGGGAGAATGTTGGCTCTTCGACTGTGGAGAgggtacacagacacagctgaTGAAGAGTCAACTTAAGTCTG GTAAAATCAACAAAATATTCATTTCTCATTTACATGGAGATCACCTGTTTGGTTTACCAGGGTTGCTGTGCACTGTGAGCCTGAACGCAAGTCCCACGCAACCCCCACACTGTGTGGACATTTATGGACCAGTCGGTCTCACGCATTTCCTACGTGTTGCCTTGGAGCTGTCAGGCTCTCAGCTCGTTTTCCCTTATGCTGTCCACGAACTTGAGCCCACCGGGGACCAGTGCCCCCCTGAGGGCCTGCTAAGTCCCACAGTGACACAGAGCAGTGAAAGTCTTCATCCTCAAGAGCAGCCAGGGCGCACCATCTGTTTGGATGGAGAGAGCGACTGCTACTTGCTTTTTGAAGAGAAACATTTCACAGTAAAGGCTTTCAGGCTCTTTCACCGGATTCCATCCTTTGGGTTCTGTGTACAGGAGCATGATCGTCCTGGACGTCTTAACACCCTCCTATTAAAAGAACTAG GACTGAAACCAGGACCACTCTATGGGCAGCTCAAAAATGGGGAGACCGTTACACTGGACAATGGACAGGTAGTGAAACCAAGCGAAGTCCTGGAGCCACCCATTCCTGGCCGAAAAGTGTGCATTTTTGGTGACTGTAGCTCACTGCTCGGGGACGGTGGGCTGAAAGCATGTCGTGGAGCAGACATTCTCGTCCATGAGGCGACCCTGGCTGATGGCTTCCAGGAACGAGCTGTGGAGCATGGGCACAGCACGCCAAGCATGGCAGCAGCCGTTGCCCGTTCCTGTGAAGTGCGCCGTCTGGTGCTCTATCACTTCAGCCAGAGATACAAGCCTGTTAGTTTGCAgaaggacagtgaagaggatGATGTCCTAGAGCTCCAAAGGCAGGCTGAAGATGCATTAAGAGGCACTGCCACAGAGGTTTTGCTGGCTGAGGACTTCCTCACTTTGCCCATACCGATCAAAAGATCATTGACCTGA
- the me2 gene encoding NAD-dependent malic enzyme, mitochondrial — translation MLSRLRSTVRPCVAACRWVHTKEKGKPLMLNPRTNKGMAFSLEERQMLGIQGLLPPKIETQTIQATRFQRNLSKMTDPLQKYIYLMGVQERNERLFYRLLMDDIEALMPIVYTPTVGLACTQYGHIFRRPKGLFISINDRGHVRSILDNWPETDVAAVVVTDGERILGLGDLGVYGMGIPVGKLCLYTACGGIRPEKCLPVCIDVGTDNETLLKDPFYMGLYQKRDRSQLYDDLIDEFMEAIVEKYGQDTLIQFEDFGNHNAFRFLKKYREKYCTFNDDIQGTASVALAGLLAAQKAVGKPITEHNVLFLGAGEAAVGIANLITMAMTEAGMPQADARKRIWLYDKHGLLVQGRPEGTDSNQEAFVHSSPGEVKTFLDAVNVIKPTAIIGVSGAGRLFTHDVIKAMGSLNERPIIFALSNPTNKAECTAEDAYTLTEGRCLFASGSPFDPVTLPDGRVLTPGQGNNAYIFPGVALAVILSGVRHISDTVFLEAAKTLADQVTEKEISQGRLYPPLSNIREVSVLMAIKVVEYVYAKGMAFRYPEPLDKDKFVRATLWNTDYDSFLPDIYEWPGVGHLPLK, via the exons GGGATGGCCTTTTCACTGGAGGAGCGTCAGATGCTCGGGATCCAGGGCCTTCTCCCGCCCAAGATCGAGACCCAGACCATCCAGGCCACACGCTTCCAGAGGAATCTGTCGAAAATGACTGACCCATTGCAGAA GTACATCTACCTGATGGGGGTCCAGGAGCGTAACGAGCGACTCTTCTACCGACTGCTGATGGACGACATCGAGGCCCTCATGCCCATCGTCTACACGCCCACAGTGGGGCTGGCCTGCACACAGTATGGACACATTTTCAGGAGGCCAAA GGGTCTCTTCATATCCATCAACGACCGAGGCCACGTTCGCTCCATCCTGGACAACTGGCCTGAGACTGATGTAGCG GCTGTGGTGGTGACGGACGGCGAGCGCATCCTGGGATTGGGCGACTTGGGAGTGTACGGGATGGGCATCCCGGTCGGGAAGCTGTGCCTCTACACGGCCTGCGGTGGAATCAGGCCGGAGAAATGCCTTCCCGTGTGCATCGATGTGGGAACAGACAATGAG ACTCTGCTGAAAGACCCCTTCTACATGGGCCTGTATCAGAAGCGAGATCGCTCTCAGCTCTACGATGACCTCATTGATGAGTTCATGGAGGCGATCGTGGAGAAGTACGGCCAGGACACCCTGATTCAGTTTGAGGACTTTGGCAACCACAATGCATTCCGCTTCCTGAAGAAGTACAGGGAGAAGTACTGCACCTTCAATGATGATATCCAAG GCACTGCATCAGTAGCCCTTGCTGGGTTGTTGGCAGCTCAGAAGGCTGTTGGGAAGCCCATCACTGAACACAATGTGTTATTCCTGGGGGCTGGAGAG GCAGCCGTGGGAATTGCCAATCTTATCACTATGGCGATGACGGAGGCTGGCATGCCTCAGGCGGATGCTAGGAAGAGGATCTGGTTGTATGACAAACACGGTCTGCTGGTGCAG ggcAGACCAGAGGGAACAGACAGTAACCAGGAGGCATTTGTACACTCCAGTCCTGGAGAGGTCAAGACCTTCTTGGATGCAGTCAATGTTATTAAGCCCACAGCCATCATTG GCGTGTCGGGGGCAGGCCGACTCTTTACGCATGATGTCATCAAAGCGATGGGCTCCCTGAATGAACGGCCAATCATCTTCGCTCTGAGCAACCCCACTAACAAAGCAGAGTGTACAGCAGAGGATGCCTATACACTCACAGAG GGACGATGCCTATTCGCTAGCGGTAGCCCCTTTGACCCGGTCACATTGCCAGACGGCCGTGTGCTGACTCCTGGACAAGGGAACAATGCTTACATATTCCCAG GAGTGGCGTTGGCAGTGATCCTCAGTGGAGTGAGGCACATCAGTGACACAGTGTTCCTGGAGGCCGCTAAG ACCCTGGCCGACCAGGTGACCGAGAAGGAGATAAGCCAGGGAAGGCTGTACCCGCCTCTGTCCAACATCAGGGAGGTGTCTGTCCTGATGGCCATCAAG GTGGTGGAATATGTGTATGCCAAGGGAATGGCCTTCCGCTACCCAGAGCCTCTTGATAAGGACAAGTTTGTGCGGGCAACTCTCTGGAACACCGACTACGACTCTTTCCTCCCAGATATCTACGAATGGCCCGGGGTGGGCCACTTGCCCTTAAAGTAG
- the smad4b gene encoding mothers against decapentaplegic homolog 4 isoform X2 — MSITNTPTSNDACLSIVHSLMCHRQGGESESFSKRAIESLVKKLKEKKDELDSLITAITTNGAHPSKCVTIQRTLDGRLQVAGRKGFPHVIYARLWRWPDLHKNELKHVKYCQYAFDLKCDSVCVNPYHYERVVSPGIDLSGLTLTSSGPSSGLMVKDEYEYDGPSSLPSLEGGHSIQTIQHPPSTRAGPSESFSSPVHLPPSDAGSSASTSAFPGIAVGSNATSNWARTSSFTPNMSHHQNGHLQHHPPMPHPGHYWPEHSELAFQPPISNHPAPDYWCSIAYFEMDVQVGETFKVPSSCPIVTVDGYVDPSGGDRFCLGQLSNVHRTEAIERARLHIGKGVQLECKGEGDLWVRCLSDHAVFVQSYYLDREAGRAPGDAVHKIYPSAYIKVFDLRQCHRQMQQQAATAQAAAAAQAAAVAGNIPGPGSVGGIAPAISLSAAAGIGVDDLRRLCILRMSFVKGWGPDYPRQSIKETPCWIEIHLHRALQLLDEVLHTMPIADPQPLD, encoded by the exons AtgtcaatcacaaacacaccgaCGAGTAATGATGCCTGCCTCAGCATTGTGCACAGCTTGATGTGCCATCGGCAGGGTGGCGAAAGCGAGAGCTTCTCTAAACGAGCTATTGAAAGCCTGGTAAAGAAGCTGAAAGAAAAGAAGGATGAACTGGACTCCTTAATCACCGCTATAACCACAAATGGAGCTCACCCTAGCAAGTGTGTGACAATTCAGCGCACTCTGGATGGTCGACTACAG GTGGCAGGACGCAAAGGTTTCCCCCATGTGATCTATGCACGGTTATGGAGATGGCCCGACTTGCACAAAAACGAGCTCAAGCATGTGAAGTACTGCCAGTATGCGTTTGATCTCAAGTGTGACAGTGTCTGCGTCAACCCCTATCACTATGAAAGGGTGGTGTCCCCAGGCATTG ATCTGTCAGGATTAACACTAACCAGCTCTG ggcCCAGCTCCGGTTTAATGGTGAAAGACGAGTACGAGTACGACGGCCCGTCTTCCCTGCCCAGCCTCGAGGGGGGTCACTCAATACAGACCATCcagcaccccccctccacccgcgCGGGCCCCTCTGAGTCCTTCAGCAGCCCTGTCCACCTGCCCCCCTCAGACGCGGGCAGCTCGGCCTCCACCTCCGCCTTCCCAGGCATCGCCGTCGGATCAA ATGCTACCTCCAACTGGGCAAGAACCAGCAGCTTTACCCCCAACATGTCTCACCATCAGAACGGACACCTACAGCATCACCCCCCGATGCCCCATCCTGGACACTACT gGCCAGAACACAGTGAACTTGCGTTCCAGCCTCCAATTTCAAACCACCCTG CGCCGGATTACTGGTGCTCTATTGCCTACTTTGAGATGGACGTGCAGGTGGGCGAGACGTTCAAGGTGCCTTCCAGCTGCCCCATCGTGACGGTGGATGGGTATGTGGATCCGTCCGGGGGAGATCGCTTCTGCCTTGGCCAGCTGAGCAACGTCCACCGCACAGAGGCCATCGAGAGAGCCAG gctacacATTGGCAAAGGCGTCCAGCTGGAGTGCAAAGGGGAGGGTGACCTGTGGGTGCGTTGCCTGAGTGACCACGCTGTGTTCGTCCAGAGCTACTACCTGGATCGCGAGGCCGGCCGGGCCCCGGGGGACGCCGTGCACAAGATCTATCCCAGTGCCTACATTAAG gtgtttGATCTGCGACAGTGCCACCGGCAGATGCAGCAGCAGGCGGCCACGGCACAAGCGGCGGCTGCGGCTCAGGCGGCAGCGGTGGCGGGCAACATCCCAGGTCCAGGATCAGTGGGAGGAATCGCTCCGGCCATCA GTCTGTCTGCAGCGGCAGGCATCGGCGTGGACGACCTGCGGCGCCTGTGCATCCTGCGCATGAGCTTCGTGAAGGGCTGGGGCCCCGACTACCCGCGCCAGAGCATCAAAGAGACGCCCTGCTGGATCGAGATCCACCTGCACCGCGCCCTCCAGCTGCTGGACGAGGTGCTCCACACCATGCCCATCGCCGACCCGCAGCCCCTCGACTGA